The Diadema setosum chromosome 1, eeDiaSeto1, whole genome shotgun sequence genome has a window encoding:
- the LOC140229387 gene encoding scavenger receptor cysteine-rich domain-containing group B protein-like: MSRDTTWLLVYFCMYLTWLTVNGNQAENTTDPWSVRLVDGSVDSEGRVEVFLDDTWGAICDNLWGPDDAEVICKQLGYVGADLALVASPFGRGNSPVLLDKVQCNGLESNISTCQYTGGGVKSCHESKIAAVTCTTRGSLRLVNGSAPSEGRIEVLTESGEWGTVCDDGWDISDARVACRELGYPDALEARTNPFLSRFGPPFGQGTGPILLDEVTCGTRQRLLRDCPVAKGWGIHDCSHEEDAGVVCDDTRIRMVDGEYPDEGRVEVFYGGTWGTICTHEWSIEDAHVFCRQLGHPLGARSIKTVPSDGRPVLLEGLQCNGSEASLFDCQSSGWANNENCDPESAQSAGVVCNVPTIVIDLLSGSSSFEGVVRYREDTTSGLICDEDWGDREATVVCRQLGYAEAASSKPVSLGTVKGTIFYRDYQCEGTESQLSECAYRTLNFAECDSDHIAQITCGPPKDFDIRLDGSEFPEQGRVDVFLDGEWGLLTSWSLSASIREVCCRHLGYAGSTVRYLDENAFQRGVGNILIRNMGCLGSEKRIQDCYRVDLVSDGFGYTTPDDAIEVVCYPYESVANHPVRLIDADGNSNQNFGMVQIFNDGHWGAVCDSTFTGTDVLCRELGHLNTDDSRYLYSYEYDSTKWRYPRVWFQFSYCQSNVDKIFECYHEPWGHTNGCSDINSLAFVTCVANTDPVTNPTSGPDQSSNLGAWQITLIALAVIGVPFLFIACCCCCCREEMSNHQTSSSAVRTISATYLHSPNSTQLEVSPTEASCPPPAYVPPSPDPVEEPPTYESVTPESVPKDTENDSYDA; the protein is encoded by the exons ATCCCTGGTCGGTTCGGCTAGTCGACGGCAGTGTTGACTCTGAGGGTCGTGTTGAAGTCTTCCTTGACGATACTTGGGGCGCGATATGTGACAACCTGTGGGGACCCGATGATGCCGAGGTCATCTGCAAACAGCTCGGCTACGTCGGGGCGGACCTGGCTCTGGTAGCTTCGCCATTTGGGCGAGGAAATAGCCCCGTACTCCTGGATAAAGTGCAATGTAATGGCCTTGAATCAAACATATCAACATGTCAGTATACCGGTGGAGGCGTCAAGAGTTGTCACGAATCTAAAATAGCCGCCGTAACGTGCACGACTAGAG GAAGCCTTCGGCTGGTCAACGGCTCAGCACCGTCTGAGGGACGCATAGAAGTTCTCACCGAGTCTGGAGAATGGGGAACTGTGTGTGACGACGGCTGGGATATCTCCGACGCTCGGGTCGCATGCCGAGAGTTGGGATATCCTGACGCGCTAGAGGCTCGTACAAATCCTTTTTTATCTCGCTTTGGACCACCTTTCGGTCAAGGAACAGGCCCGATTCTGCTTGATGAAGTCACGTGTGGCACCCGACAGAGACTTCTGAGAGATTGTCCTGTGGCAAAGGGGTGGGGCATCCATGATTGTTCTCACGAAGAAGACGCAGGAGTGGTGTGCGACGACACAA GAATTCGTATGGTGGACGGAGAGTACCCGGATGAAGGTCGAGTAGAGGTTTTCTACGGAGGCACGTGGGGGACGATCTGCACACACGAGTGGAGCATCGAAGACGCGCACGTTTTCTGTAGACAGTTGGGACATCCACTGGGAGCTCGCTCGATTAAGACTGTGCCAAGTGATGGTAGACCAGTGTTACTAGAAGGTTTGCAATGTAACGGAAGTGAGGCTAGTCTTTTCGACTGTCAGTCAAGTGGATGGGCCAACAATGAGAACTGTGATCCAGAGTCAGCTCAGTCGGCAGGGGTCGTATGTAACG TGCCAACGATTGTCATAGACTTACTCAGTGGCTCGAGCTCCTTCGAAGGGGTAGTGAGATATCGAGAAGACACTACTAGCGGTTTGATCTGTGACGAGGACTGGGGGGACAGGGAAGCAACCGTTGTCTGTCGCCAGCTGGGGTACGCGGAAGCTGCCAGCTCGAAACCAGTCTCGCTCGGGACTGTGAAGGGGACGATCTTTTACCGGGATTACCAATGTGAGGGAACAGAATCTCAGTTAAGCGAGTGCGCCTACAGGACTTTAAATTTCGCGGAGTGTGATTCTGATCACATTGCACAAATCACGTGTGGACCTCCAAAAG ATTTCGATATTCGACTGGACGGCAGCGAGTTTCCCGAGCAGGGTCGAGTGGACGTCTTTCTGGACGGAGAGTGGGGCTTGCTCACCTCTTGGTCTTTGAGTGCCAGCATCCGCGAAGTTTGTTGCCGTCATCTGGGCTACGCCGGATCAACTGTTCGATATCTTGACGAAAACGCTTTTCAGCGAGGAGTTGGCAATATTCTTATCAGAAACATGGGATGTTTGGGCTCCGAAAAACGCATCCAGGATTGCTATAGGGTGGATCTGGTTAGTGACGGCTTTGGGTATACTACCCCTGATGACGCCATCGAAGTGGTATGCTATCCATATG AGTCTGTTGCGAATCATCCTGTGAGATTGATTGACGCCGATGGAAACAGTAATCAAAACTTCGGAATGGTTCAGATATTTAATGATGGCCACTGGGGTGCTGTATGTGACTCCACTTTCACCGGAACGGAT GTTCTGTGTAGGGAGCTTGGCCATCTCAACACAGATGACTCGAGGTACCTCTATAGCTACGAGTACGACTCAACGAAGTGGCGATACCCTAGGGTTTGGTTCCAATTTTCCTATTGCCAATCTAACGTCGACAAGATTTTCGAATGCTACCATGAGCCGTGGGGCCACACCAATGGGTGCTCCGACATCAACTCCTTAGCCTTCGTTACGTGCGTTGCCAACACTGATCCTGTAACTAATCCTACCTCAG GTCCCGACCAGTCGAGTAATCTCGGGGCGTGGCAGATAACTCTCATCGCACTTGCAGTTATCGGGGTGCCATTCCTCTTCATCgcctgctgttgctgctgctgccgaGAGGAAATGTCAAATCACCAGACATCGTCTTCTGCTGTAAGAACCATCAGTGCTACATACCTGCATTCGCCGAATTCAACACAACTTGAGGTATCTCCGACGGAGGCCTCGTGTCCTCCACCAGCCTACGTGCCGCCTTCACCGGATCCGGTTGAAGAGCCGCCAACGTACGAATCGGTGACACCGGAAAGTGTGCCCAAAGATACGGAAAATGACTCTTATGACGCGTAG